Proteins found in one Melospiza melodia melodia isolate bMelMel2 chromosome 13, bMelMel2.pri, whole genome shotgun sequence genomic segment:
- the LOC134424370 gene encoding arylamine N-acetyltransferase, pineal gland isozyme NAT-3-like, with amino-acid sequence MDIKEYFARISYQGSHSKPDLATMSDIVQHHIQAVPFENLSIHCGERIELDLEATYNKIVRKNRGGWCMENNYLLSWVLKTLGYDVTLLGAKVFVPELDGYPEEIDHLLLRVDLDGKSYIVDVGFGMAYQLWQPMELISGTDQPQTPGVFRFQEENGTWYLEKVKRKQWVLNPSTSTSPNVEDEVCRRIYLFTLQPRDIEEFRGCNAHLQTAPDSLFVTKSICSLQTADGVRALVGWKLTEIKYNYRDNMDHVEIRMLADEEIEKTLREKFNVTLDKKFVPANTSKLSLF; translated from the coding sequence ATGGACATCAAGGAGtattttgccaggatttcttacCAGGGCTCCCATAGTAAGCCAGACCTGGCTACCATGTCAGATATAGTCCAGCATCACATCCAAGCTGTTCCTTTTGAAAACCTGAGCATCCACTGTGGAGAAAGAATTGAGCTGGACCTGGAAGCGACATACAACAAGATAGTGAGGAAGAATCGTGGGGGCTGGTGCATGGAAAACAACTACCTTCTGTCTTGGGTCCTGAAAACTCTTGGCTATGATGTCACTCTTCTGGGAGCAAAAGTTTTTGTCCCAGAGCTCGACGGCTATCCAGAAGAAATTGATCATTTGCTGCTACGAGTGGATCTTGATGGCAAATCCTACATTGtagatgtgggatttgggatggccTACCAGCTGTGGCAGCCAATGGAGCTGATTTCAGGGACAGATCAGCCTCAGACTCCTGGGGTCTTTCGTTTTCAGGAGGAGAATGGGACATGGTACTTGGAGAAAGTGAAAAGGAAGCAGTGGGTTCTGAACCCGAGCACCTCGACTTCCCCAAATGTGGAAGATGAAGTTTGCCGTCGGATTTACCTCTTTACCCTCCAGCCACGAGACATTGAGGAGTTCAGGGGCTGCAATGCCCACCTGCAGACAGCACCTGACTCCCTTTTTGTGACCAAATCCATCTGCAGCCTGCAGACCGCTGATGGCGTCCGGGCACTGGTGGGGTGGAAACTCACAGAGATAAAGTACAATTATAGGGACAATATGGATCATGTGGAAATCAGAATGCTTGCAGATGAAGAAATAGAGAAAACACTGAGGGAGAAATTCAATGTAACACTAGACAAGAAATTTGTACCTGCCAATACGAGCAAGTTATCTCTGTTCTAA
- the LOC134424371 gene encoding arylamine N-acetyltransferase, pineal gland isozyme NAT-3-like encodes MDIKEYFARISYQGSHNKPDLATMSDIFQHHIRAIPYENLSIHCGERIELDLEPIYNKIVRKKRGGWCMENNYLLFWVLKTLGYDITLLGAKVYVPERDAYPEDINHLLLRVDLDGKSYILDAGFGMAYQMWQPMELISGTDQPQTPGVFRFQEENGIWYFEKVRRKQWVLNPSTSTSPNVENEVCRRVYLFTLQPRDIEEFRGCNAHLQTAPNSKFVLKSMCSMQTADGIRELVGWKLTEIKYNYRDNMDHVEIRMLAEEELEKTLREKFSLTLDKKFVPVDNKLF; translated from the coding sequence ATGGACATCAAGGAGTATTTTGCCAGAATTTCTTACCAGGGGTCCCACAATAAACCAGACCTGGCTACCATGTCAGATATATTCCAGCATCACATCCGAGCTATCCCCTATGAAAACCTGAGCATCCACTGTGGAGAAAGAATTGAGCTGGACCTGGAACCAATCTACAACAAGATAGTGAGGAAGAAACGTGGGGGCTGGTGCATGGAAAACAACTACCTTCTGTTTTGGGTCCTGAAAACTCTTGGCTACGACATCACCCTTCTGGGAGCAAAAGTTTATGTCCCAGAGCGTGATGCCTACCCAGAAGATATCAATCATCTGCTGCTACGAGTGGATCTTGATGGCAAATCCTACATTCTGgatgcaggatttgggatggCCTACCAGATGTGGCAGCCAATGGAGCTGATTTCAGGGACAGATCAGCCTCAGACTCCTGGGGTCTTTCGTTTTCAGGAGGAGAATGGGATCTGGTATTTTGAGAAGGTGAGAAGGAAGCAGTGGGTTCTGAACCCGAGCACCTCGACTTCCCCAAATGTGGAAAATGAAGTTTGCCGTCGGGTTTATCTCTTTACCCTCCAGCCACGAGACATTGAGGAGTTCAGGGGCTGCAATGCCCACCTGCAGACAGCACCTAACTCAAAGTTTGTGTTGAAGTCCATGTGCAGTATGCAGACTGCTGACGGCATCCGTGAACTGGTGGGGTGGAAACTCACAGAGATAAAGTACAATTACAGGGACAATATGGATCATGTGGAAATCAGAATGCTTGCAGAGGAAGAATTAGAGAAAACACTGAGGGAGAAATTCAGTCTAACACTAGACAAGAAATTTGTACCTGTTGATAACAAGTTGTTCTAA